A stretch of Bombus huntii isolate Logan2020A chromosome 7, iyBomHunt1.1, whole genome shotgun sequence DNA encodes these proteins:
- the LOC126867271 gene encoding membrane metallo-endopeptidase-like 1 gives MQLLWLICHLAVVTAIPLLPSSSFIRTRRTANTMNDTKADPDESQKPQICETAHCHEIAKRIQQNIDTTVNPCENFYQYACGSWGKNNPVPEGRDTWSDNNIVFDKSKKRIKELLEEHISSTDIPPVRMVKELYRSCMNVDAVEKRGFEPIQGILNRTGGWPMAMPINEWDEMPWQKIDKEYISSMECEAFYSVGYDIDPNNRKRYILRIDPVIDNPPSKRRDPIEAYMADITYIANTSARQSGYTLDENQLTSDVVEMVHFELLLTEITVKQLDSEYFNNNKRMTIEELQKYYNNFNITASSTKIDFLEIIQHICNEANIHVNSSEPILVYNPKFLHQLATLLGNTSQRTIVNYVQWNMVKKFMLYTTQEMRNIRLATSDNFTDTTPRWKTCLNDLEMKTAISYMFVKRYMPDDVIHEVTKMVKNMKEELRNHLEQTHWLPSSIKLDMLQKTNDYGIEIGYPEWYKNDDAVTRYYDGLSIGSDYFQNILNVLKKKSQNVGILRQVVKKSHWVDYPTSYNAYYNPETNTIFLLATQLQDPYFTPHLPDAVNYGRGFIFGHELGHSFDRTGIEFDKDGEKIPWKSHNASKEYDKRAKCFVDQYSNYILHISNDTKEDIKLNGTNTNNEDIADSIGVRIAYSAYKKVEKEKIQSKLPGFENISNDKLFFLSLANYWCSTTKSGYDEHIEFDKHSPAKYRVVGALSNMAAFSEVFNCPQNSSMNRQHKCNLWD, from the exons ATGCAGCTCCTGTGGCTAAT ATGTCACTTGGCAGTCGTTACTGCGATACCACTGCTTCCTTCGTCGTCGTTCATTCGGACCCGAAGAACGGCGAATACGATGAATGACACGAAAGCAGATCCGGATGAAAGTCAAAAGCCACAAATTTGTGAGACCGCGCACTGCCACGAGATCG CGAAGCGAATTCAGCAAAACATAGATACTACCGTGAATCCTTGCGAAAACTTCTACCAGTACGCTTGCGGCTCATGGGGCAAGAACAATCCTGTACCAGAGGGCAGGGACACGTGGTCTGACAATAACATTGTCTTCGACAAATCCAAAAAACGAATCAAAg AACTCCTTGAGGAACACATCAGTTCTACCGATATCCCGCCTGTTAGAATGGTTAAAGAATTATATCGTTCCTGCATGAACGTAG ATGCAGTTGAGAAAAGAGGCTTTGAGCCAATTCAAGGGATCCTGAATCGTACTGGAGGATGGCCAATGGCGATGCCAATAAACGAATGGGATGAAATGCCGTGGCAAAAAATTGATAAGGAATATATATCATCAATGGAATGCGAAGCTTTCTATTCTGTTGGATATGACATTGATCCGAATAATAGAAAACGCTACATATTGAGG ATAGATCCAGTTATCGATAATCCTCCCTCCAAAAGGAGGGATCCTATCGAAGCATACATGGCTGATATAACATACATAGCTAACACTTCTGCAAGACAAAGTGGTTACACTCTAGATGAAAATCAATTAACTTCCGATGTAGTAGAAATGGTTCACTTTGAACTTCTACTTACAGAA ATTACAGTTAAACAGCTAGACAGCgagtatttcaataataacaaaagaatGACGATCGAAGAATTGcaaaagtattataataattttaatattactgCATCTTCGACGAag ATAGACTTTTTGGAAATAATACAACATATATGCAATGAAGCGAACATTCACGTAAACTCATCTGAACCCATTTTAGTGTACAATCCCAAATTCCTGCACCAACTGGCCACCTTACTTGGAAACACATCTCAACGTACGATAG TAAACTACGTTCAATGGAATATGGTGAAAAAATTCATGTTATATACCACGCAAGAGATGAGGAACATAAGGCTTGCCACATCAGACAACTTTACCGACACTACCCCTCG ATGGAAAACTTGTTTGAACGATTTGGAAATGAAGACCGCAATTTCCTACATGTTCGTTAAAAGATATATGCCAGACGACGTTATTCATGAG GTAACGAAAATGGTTAAAAACATGAAGGAAGAATTAAGAAACCACCTAGAACAAACACATTGGCTCCCAAGTTCTATAAAATTGGACATGTTGCAAAAGACAAATGATTATGGGATAGAAATTGGATATCCAGAGTGGTACAAGAACGATGATGCAGTTACTCGATATTACGATGGG CTTTCCATTGGTTCGGATTACTTTCAAAATATcttaaacgtattaaaaaagaaatcacaAAATGTGGGAATACTAAGGCAGGTTGTTAAGAAAAGCCA TTGGGTGGATTATCCTACGTCATATAATGCATATTATAATCCAGAAACCAATACAATTT ttCTATTAGCGACTCAACTGCAAGATCCTTATTTCACTCCACATTTACCAGA CGCTGTCAATTATGGTCGCGGATTTATATTTGGACATGAATTAGGCCATAGTTTCGATAGAACAg gAATAGAGTTTGATAAAGACGGCGAGAAAATTCCATGGAAATCTCATAACGCGTCAAAAGAATACGACAAAAGAGCGAAGTGCTTTGTCGATCAATATTCTAACTATATCCTGCATATCTCAAATGATACTAAGGAGGACATTAAG TTAAATGGAACTAACACCAACAATGAAGACATAGCGGATTCAATTGGTGTGCGAATTGCGTACTCGGCGTATAAGAAAGTAGAGAAGGAGAAAATTCAGAGCAAATTACCAGgctttgaaaatatttccaacgacaaacttttcttcttatctttGGCAAAT TACTGGTGTTCCACGACGAAGTCAGGATATGACGAACATATAGAATTCGACAAACACAGTCCTGCCAAATATCGCGTCGTAGGAGCCCTGTCGAATATGGCCGCGTTCTCCGAAGTCTTCAATTGCCCACAAAACAGTTCCATGAATCGACAACACAAGTGCAACTTGTGGGACTAA